The Metabacillus schmidteae genome has a segment encoding these proteins:
- a CDS encoding DUF3397 family protein, which yields MGGFINWIISILITLPIISVFLLYIVIRIFIDNKRKSILLSIDLSTIFFILSVHFHFITIFEKSFLVFIIIGIGCIMLFFYNVEKKKSKSPSIKKVARSTLRLSFLFFVTCYIILTVCGFTSGLIKNILL from the coding sequence ATGGGTGGTTTCATAAACTGGATTATTTCAATATTGATTACACTTCCGATAATAAGTGTGTTTTTGCTTTATATAGTGATACGAATATTTATAGATAACAAAAGAAAGTCAATTCTTTTATCAATCGATCTTTCAACGATTTTTTTTATTTTATCAGTTCATTTTCATTTTATCACTATTTTTGAAAAATCATTTTTAGTTTTTATCATCATTGGAATAGGTTGTATAATGCTATTCTTTTATAATGTTGAAAAAAAGAAGTCCAAAAGTCCTTCTATAAAAAAGGTAGCAAGAAGCACATTGAGATTATCATTTTTATTTTTTGTTACATGTTACATAATTTTAACTGTATGCGGGTTTACATCTGGCCTCATAAAAAACATATTACTTTAA
- the bshC gene encoding bacillithiol biosynthesis cysteine-adding enzyme BshC, with product MEIVELSLRSSNQLVNDLHDQTLNNELFFDYNVYSSEVYQSRVEDLKKRSFQRKELSAYLREYTNRCLDQNGKILENIERLEEPNSLVVIGGQQAGLLTGPLYTIHKIITILKLAKDQEQKLGVPVIPVFWIAGEDHDFAEINHIFIKTNKLAKKVAIKDYPLKKQSVSEQPINHVKTMEWIEQVFEAFGETDYSNKLIGSIKDCVEKSKTYVDFFEKLILNLFGDTGLVLINSGDPHIKSIEKACFRAIIDRNEEIYHAVQSQQIEMRQHHYQPIIEMAENSANLFFHHNGERFLLERNGNDEFYLSEVGLTVSKAELMDLIETSPEKFSNNVVTRPLMQEYLFPTLAFIAGPGEVTYWAELKKVFSLFQMKMPPVLPRIQMTILERAIERNITETGVEIEKVFSEGVQKAIEEFLHKETPIDINPLIEKAKNSINDIHSSLIEAALEIDPSLKPVLTKNGEFILDHLEFFSKTVEKRKRQKHDVMLSKFHSIELELMPSLHPQERIWNIYYYLNKFGPEFVGELLNLSYSFNGKHKIVKI from the coding sequence ATGGAGATAGTTGAACTCTCCCTGCGCTCTTCAAATCAATTAGTGAATGACTTACATGATCAAACTTTAAACAACGAACTATTTTTCGATTATAATGTGTACTCATCTGAGGTATATCAAAGCAGAGTTGAAGATCTGAAAAAACGCTCCTTTCAACGTAAGGAATTGTCTGCTTATTTAAGGGAATACACAAACCGATGTTTAGACCAAAACGGGAAAATATTAGAAAACATTGAACGGCTTGAAGAGCCAAATAGTTTAGTTGTAATTGGCGGACAACAAGCTGGGTTATTAACAGGGCCTTTATATACAATACATAAAATTATCACGATTTTAAAACTTGCTAAAGATCAAGAACAGAAATTAGGAGTACCTGTTATCCCTGTTTTTTGGATAGCTGGAGAAGATCATGATTTTGCAGAAATTAATCATATTTTTATTAAAACGAATAAACTGGCCAAAAAGGTAGCCATTAAAGACTATCCTCTAAAAAAACAATCTGTGTCTGAACAACCAATAAACCATGTAAAAACAATGGAATGGATCGAGCAAGTTTTTGAAGCATTTGGAGAAACCGATTATTCAAATAAGTTAATCGGCAGTATTAAAGACTGTGTGGAAAAATCGAAGACATATGTTGATTTTTTCGAAAAGCTTATCTTAAACCTTTTTGGTGATACGGGACTTGTTCTTATTAATTCTGGGGATCCGCATATAAAGTCCATAGAGAAGGCCTGTTTTCGGGCAATCATTGATCGTAATGAGGAAATTTATCATGCAGTACAATCACAACAGATAGAAATGCGGCAACATCATTATCAACCAATTATTGAAATGGCCGAAAATAGTGCCAATTTGTTTTTTCATCATAATGGCGAACGATTTTTATTAGAACGCAATGGAAATGATGAGTTTTATCTATCCGAAGTAGGCCTTACAGTTTCAAAAGCGGAATTAATGGATTTAATTGAAACGTCTCCAGAAAAGTTTAGTAATAATGTAGTAACAAGACCATTAATGCAAGAGTATTTATTTCCGACTTTAGCGTTTATTGCAGGACCAGGAGAAGTTACATATTGGGCAGAATTAAAAAAAGTCTTTTCATTGTTTCAAATGAAAATGCCACCTGTCTTGCCGAGAATACAAATGACTATTCTTGAAAGAGCAATAGAAAGAAATATTACCGAAACAGGGGTGGAAATTGAAAAGGTGTTTAGCGAAGGAGTCCAGAAAGCAATTGAGGAATTTCTTCATAAGGAAACACCAATTGATATAAATCCACTTATTGAAAAAGCGAAAAATAGTATCAATGATATTCATTCATCATTAATTGAAGCAGCACTTGAAATCGATCCAAGCTTAAAGCCTGTGCTGACAAAGAATGGAGAATTTATTCTGGATCATCTGGAGTTCTTTTCAAAAACAGTTGAAAAAAGAAAAAGACAAAAACATGATGTAATGTTATCTAAGTTTCATTCAATTGAATTAGAACTAATGCCAAGCTTACATCCACAAGAAAGAATATGGAATATTTATTACTATTTAAACAAGTTTGGACCGGAATTTGTAGGAGAATTGCTAAACTTGTCATATTCTTTTAATGGAAAACATAAAATTGTCAAAATTTAA
- the mraZ gene encoding division/cell wall cluster transcriptional repressor MraZ: protein MFMGEYHHTVDIKGRMIVPSKFRDGLGESFVITRGLDQCLFVYPMSEWNVIEEKLKALPLTKKDARAFTRFFFSGATECEIDKQGRVNIATPLLQYAKLEKECVVIGVSNRIELWSKSIWENYVAEQEDSFEEIAENMIDFDL, encoded by the coding sequence ATGTTTATGGGAGAATACCATCACACCGTTGATATAAAAGGCAGAATGATCGTCCCTTCAAAGTTTAGGGATGGCCTGGGGGAATCTTTCGTCATCACGAGGGGCCTGGATCAGTGCTTATTTGTGTATCCAATGAGTGAATGGAACGTAATTGAAGAAAAGCTAAAAGCTCTCCCGCTAACGAAAAAAGATGCTCGTGCATTTACTCGATTCTTCTTTTCAGGTGCGACCGAATGTGAAATTGATAAGCAAGGTCGCGTTAACATTGCCACACCACTACTGCAATATGCAAAATTAGAGAAAGAATGTGTTGTCATCGGCGTTTCAAATCGGATTGAGCTTTGGAGTAAGTCCATTTGGGAGAACTATGTTGCTGAACAGGAAGATTCTTTTGAGGAAATTGCGGAAAATATGATTGATTTTGATCTCTAA
- the rsmH gene encoding 16S rRNA (cytosine(1402)-N(4))-methyltransferase RsmH — protein MFKHTTVLLKETVDGLNIKEDGIYVDCTLGGAGHTSYLLSKLSKEGHLYAFDQDDVALKNAKEKLSAYEGQVTFIKSNFRYLTEELAELGVEKVDGIVFDLGVSSPQLDTPERGFSYHHDAPLDMRMDQQSDISAYEVVNTWTYEELVKIFFRYGEEKFSKQIARKIESQREIQPIRTTGELVDIIKDAIPAPARRKGGHPAKRIFQAIRIAVNDELKVFEEAIEQSIELLNPQGRVSVITFHSLEDRICKSAFKDAATPPELPRNMPFIPEGYEPKVKIITRKPILPSEQELEENNRARSAKLRIAEKI, from the coding sequence ATGTTTAAACATACAACCGTGTTATTAAAAGAAACTGTAGATGGCCTAAATATTAAAGAAGATGGCATATATGTTGATTGTACTTTAGGTGGAGCAGGACATACCAGCTATCTCCTGTCAAAGCTATCAAAAGAAGGGCATTTATATGCATTTGATCAAGATGATGTAGCCCTGAAAAATGCAAAAGAAAAGCTTTCTGCTTATGAAGGACAAGTAACATTTATCAAGAGTAATTTCCGGTATTTAACAGAAGAATTAGCTGAATTAGGAGTAGAAAAGGTTGATGGAATCGTATTTGATTTAGGTGTTTCGTCACCACAACTTGACACGCCTGAACGTGGATTTAGTTATCATCATGATGCACCATTGGATATGAGGATGGATCAGCAATCAGATATATCGGCTTATGAAGTTGTTAATACTTGGACATATGAAGAATTAGTTAAAATCTTTTTTCGATACGGAGAAGAAAAATTTTCTAAGCAGATTGCAAGAAAAATCGAGTCTCAAAGAGAGATACAACCGATTCGTACTACTGGCGAATTAGTTGACATCATAAAAGATGCAATTCCAGCCCCAGCTAGAAGAAAAGGTGGACATCCTGCTAAACGGATTTTTCAAGCGATAAGAATTGCAGTAAATGATGAATTAAAAGTGTTTGAAGAGGCGATTGAGCAATCAATTGAGTTATTAAACCCACAAGGAAGAGTTAGTGTAATCACTTTCCATTCCCTAGAGGATCGAATTTGTAAATCTGCTTTTAAAGATGCTGCTACACCACCTGAATTACCAAGGAACATGCCTTTTATTCCTGAAGGGTATGAACCAAAGGTGAAGATTATTACTAGAAAGCCTATATTACCAAGTGAACAGGAACTTGAAGAAAATAACCGAGCAAGATCAGCAAAGTTACGTATTGCTGAAAAAATATAA
- the ftsL gene encoding cell division protein FtsL: MSNLAMKLEQQRQEQIKHNPRQEPIIIKRRASITPGEKFLILVFVSLFVIGAIAIVSNSYSLYQSNIEIQKIEAQIDKQTKLNSDLHVQVEELSTYDRIWEKAKELGLTLDQNNVKSVQK, translated from the coding sequence ATGAGTAATTTAGCAATGAAATTAGAGCAACAACGACAAGAACAGATTAAACATAACCCAAGACAGGAACCAATAATTATAAAGAGAAGGGCCTCAATTACACCAGGAGAGAAATTTCTCATTTTAGTATTTGTTTCTTTATTTGTTATCGGAGCTATTGCGATTGTTTCAAATTCGTACTCTCTTTATCAATCGAATATAGAAATTCAAAAAATTGAAGCTCAGATTGATAAACAAACAAAGTTAAATAGTGACCTCCATGTTCAGGTAGAGGAATTAAGTACATATGACCGTATATGGGAAAAAGCGAAAGAGCTTGGGTTGACACTAGATCAAAATAATGTCAAAAGTGTACAAAAATAA
- a CDS encoding penicillin-binding protein: MTQKNKNMNRGAAILALLFGVIFLTIFIRFFYIQATGSVHGQALAAKAEELYESQRTIEAKRGSILDRKGEVIAEDKSSYKLVAILNDEITTDPDNPQHVVDVQETAEKIAPLINMEVNEVEKILSKDSYQVEFGSSGRDISHTLKEKIEALKLPGITFVRDTQRFYPNGLFASHLIGYAQNQEDTGETVGMMGLEKSLEKYLHEEDGYIKFEKDQYNWKLPNSDDEIVAPKNGNNVYLTIDQKIQTFLEDSMNQVVEEYSPEKIIAVVADPKTGKILAMAQRPSFDPNQRNITSYYNDIISYPYEPGSTMKIFTLAAAIEEGVYNGNATFKSGSYAVGPSVVRDHKRGGWGTITYDEGVQKSSNVGFSIIANELLGTDRFYQYVDKFGFTKKTGIDLPNEAESKLNFNYEIDKVSTAFGQASAFTPIQLVQAATAIGNNGKMMRPYVIEKIVDQDTNEIVKDNSPKVVSQPISEKTAKETLDILETVVSSEGGTGKPYRIDGYEVAGKTGTAQIPNPNGKGYMTGHDNYIFSFLGMAPKEDPELIVYVAVQQPDLKGKAGSVPVSMIFNTVMKNSLQYLQIEPTEEVSTNNQSQTTSNGVELPEMVDLGPTDAVNQLKELGLEPIILGSGKKVISQYPTAGTEMIAKEKIVIQTSENVKLPDLTGWSKRDVMKLGNLLGLSIKTEGTGYVTKQSVKKGTVLKKGDVLTVTLRSTEEKKTEKNNEETE, encoded by the coding sequence TTGACGCAAAAAAATAAGAACATGAATAGAGGCGCTGCAATCTTGGCGTTGCTATTTGGGGTGATATTTCTCACTATTTTTATTCGTTTCTTTTATATTCAAGCGACTGGTTCAGTTCATGGACAAGCACTTGCAGCAAAAGCGGAAGAGCTGTACGAAAGTCAACGGACAATTGAAGCTAAAAGAGGTTCCATCCTGGATCGTAAAGGTGAAGTGATCGCCGAAGATAAATCATCTTACAAGCTTGTTGCCATCTTAAATGATGAAATAACAACTGATCCGGATAACCCGCAGCATGTTGTTGATGTTCAAGAAACGGCCGAAAAAATTGCACCACTGATTAATATGGAAGTGAATGAAGTTGAAAAAATACTTTCAAAAGATTCTTACCAGGTAGAGTTTGGATCATCTGGCCGGGATATTAGCCATACATTAAAGGAAAAAATAGAAGCATTAAAGTTACCCGGTATTACTTTTGTCCGTGATACACAACGTTTTTATCCAAATGGTTTGTTTGCGTCTCATTTAATTGGATATGCTCAAAACCAAGAAGATACTGGAGAAACAGTGGGTATGATGGGTCTGGAAAAATCATTGGAAAAATATCTTCATGAGGAAGATGGTTATATAAAATTCGAAAAGGATCAATATAACTGGAAGCTGCCGAATAGTGATGATGAGATTGTTGCACCTAAGAATGGGAATAATGTTTATTTAACAATTGATCAAAAAATACAAACATTTTTAGAAGATTCAATGAATCAGGTCGTGGAGGAATATTCTCCTGAAAAAATAATTGCAGTCGTAGCAGATCCTAAGACGGGAAAAATACTTGCAATGGCTCAGAGGCCAAGCTTCGATCCTAATCAAAGAAATATTACCTCATATTATAATGATATTATTTCTTATCCGTATGAACCCGGATCAACAATGAAAATCTTTACATTGGCTGCTGCTATCGAAGAAGGGGTTTATAATGGAAATGCTACCTTCAAATCAGGTTCTTATGCTGTTGGTCCTTCTGTCGTTCGAGACCATAAACGTGGAGGTTGGGGTACCATTACCTATGACGAAGGTGTTCAGAAATCCTCAAACGTTGGTTTTTCCATTATAGCAAATGAGTTATTAGGAACAGATAGATTTTACCAATATGTAGATAAGTTCGGGTTCACGAAAAAGACTGGAATTGATTTACCAAATGAAGCAGAGAGTAAATTGAACTTCAACTATGAAATTGACAAAGTATCTACTGCATTTGGGCAAGCTTCAGCTTTTACACCGATTCAATTGGTTCAAGCGGCAACCGCCATTGGAAACAATGGAAAAATGATGAGACCTTATGTTATTGAAAAAATCGTTGATCAAGACACTAATGAAATTGTAAAAGATAACAGTCCGAAAGTTGTTTCTCAGCCGATATCAGAAAAAACAGCAAAAGAAACACTGGATATATTAGAAACAGTTGTAAGTTCAGAAGGTGGTACTGGAAAGCCTTATAGAATTGATGGCTATGAAGTAGCAGGTAAAACAGGAACTGCCCAGATTCCAAATCCAAATGGAAAAGGTTATATGACGGGACATGATAATTACATCTTTTCTTTTTTAGGAATGGCACCTAAAGAAGATCCAGAGCTCATTGTCTATGTTGCAGTTCAACAGCCTGATTTAAAGGGAAAGGCAGGCTCAGTTCCTGTTTCGATGATTTTTAATACTGTCATGAAAAATAGTTTGCAATATTTGCAAATAGAACCAACAGAAGAAGTAAGCACTAATAACCAGTCGCAAACCACTTCAAATGGAGTTGAACTCCCTGAAATGGTGGATTTAGGTCCGACTGATGCAGTGAATCAGTTAAAAGAGTTGGGGTTAGAACCAATAATACTTGGCAGTGGAAAAAAAGTAATCTCCCAATATCCAACCGCTGGTACTGAGATGATCGCAAAAGAAAAAATAGTTATCCAAACTTCAGAAAATGTGAAACTACCTGATTTAACAGGATGGTCAAAACGAGATGTAATGAAGCTTGGAAATCTATTAGGTTTATCGATAAAAACTGAAGGTACTGGCTATGTCACAAAACAAAGTGTTAAGAAGGGGACTGTCCTGAAAAAAGGGGACGTTCTTACGGTTACTCTTCGTTCTACTGAAGAGAAAAAAACCGAAAAAAACAACGAAGAAACAGAATAA
- a CDS encoding stage V sporulation protein D, translating to MRVSNVTVRKRLALTLLFGFLIFLVIDIRLGYVQFFLGNTLTSGAKDLWSRNIPFEPERGEILDRNGVKLATNMSAPTIYVVPRQIEDPADAAKQLAAVLNMSEEKAYSHITKKTSIEKINPEGRKISHEKANEVRDLNIKGVYIAEDSVRYYPFGSYLSHVLGFAGIDNQGLLGLEAYYDEQLKGQKGYVKFYSDAKGKRMPDEADDYTAPVDGDNLKLTIDSRVQTIIERELDNAQATYNPDGIIAIAMNPNNGEILGMSSRPDFAPSNFKEVDPIVYNRNLPVWSTYEPGSTFKIITLAAALEEGKVDLEKDEFNDSGSVEVDGARLRCWKRGGHGHQSFLEVVQNSCNPGFVELGQRLGEETLFKYIKDFGFGEKTGIDLQGEGTGIMFKPEQVGPVELATTAFGQGVSVTPIQQVAAVSAAINGGVLYKPYIAKEWVDPVTNEVISRNTPEAKRKVISEETSKEIRYALESVVALGSGKNAFVDGYRVGGKTGTAQKVKDGRYMENNHIVSFIGFAPADDPQIVVYVAVDNPKDTVQFGGTVAAPIVGNIMRDVLPEIGVKPRKGQIEKEYNWLDTKLVEVPNIVGLSKQELAEQFVNLKLDVSGEGDVVVQQSPNEGVKVKEGSTLRVYLGEGNETKSKQNE from the coding sequence ATGCGGGTATCAAATGTAACCGTTCGAAAACGTCTTGCATTGACGTTGCTTTTCGGTTTTCTCATTTTCTTAGTGATTGATATACGTCTAGGATATGTTCAATTTTTTCTTGGAAATACACTAACTTCAGGTGCGAAAGATCTATGGAGCAGAAATATTCCTTTTGAGCCTGAGCGTGGGGAAATCCTGGATCGTAATGGTGTAAAGCTTGCAACAAACATGAGTGCACCAACGATTTATGTTGTACCAAGGCAAATTGAGGATCCGGCAGATGCTGCAAAGCAATTGGCAGCAGTATTAAATATGTCTGAAGAAAAAGCGTATAGCCATATTACAAAGAAGACTTCAATCGAAAAAATTAATCCTGAAGGCAGAAAAATTTCACATGAGAAAGCGAATGAAGTACGTGATCTAAATATTAAAGGTGTCTATATTGCGGAAGATTCTGTCCGGTATTACCCATTTGGAAGTTATCTTTCACATGTATTAGGGTTTGCAGGTATAGATAACCAAGGGTTATTAGGTTTGGAAGCCTACTATGATGAGCAATTAAAAGGGCAAAAAGGATATGTGAAATTTTATTCTGATGCAAAAGGAAAGAGGATGCCGGATGAAGCAGATGATTATACAGCACCAGTTGATGGAGATAATTTGAAATTAACGATTGATTCAAGGGTACAAACAATTATTGAGAGAGAGTTGGATAATGCCCAAGCAACCTATAATCCAGATGGTATTATAGCAATTGCTATGAATCCTAATAACGGGGAAATCCTGGGTATGTCAAGTAGACCTGACTTTGCCCCTTCAAATTTTAAAGAAGTTGATCCTATTGTTTATAATCGAAATCTACCAGTTTGGAGTACGTATGAGCCGGGATCTACTTTCAAAATTATTACATTAGCAGCAGCTCTTGAGGAAGGTAAAGTAGATTTAGAGAAAGATGAGTTCAATGATAGTGGATCTGTAGAAGTTGATGGTGCAAGGCTTCGATGTTGGAAAAGAGGAGGCCACGGCCATCAATCATTTCTGGAAGTTGTTCAAAATTCCTGTAACCCGGGCTTTGTTGAACTAGGCCAAAGACTAGGAGAAGAAACACTGTTTAAGTATATTAAAGATTTTGGGTTTGGTGAAAAAACAGGAATTGACCTTCAAGGAGAAGGGACAGGTATTATGTTCAAGCCCGAACAAGTAGGTCCTGTTGAATTAGCAACGACCGCATTTGGGCAAGGTGTATCAGTTACCCCGATTCAACAAGTTGCAGCTGTGTCAGCTGCAATAAATGGAGGAGTACTTTATAAACCTTATATTGCAAAAGAATGGGTAGATCCTGTAACAAATGAGGTCATTAGCAGAAATACACCTGAAGCTAAAAGAAAGGTTATTTCAGAAGAGACGTCTAAAGAAATTCGATATGCACTTGAAAGTGTTGTGGCACTTGGGTCTGGTAAAAATGCATTTGTAGATGGATACCGTGTTGGAGGGAAAACAGGTACAGCCCAAAAAGTAAAAGATGGTCGTTACATGGAAAATAACCATATCGTTTCATTTATTGGATTTGCTCCTGCTGATGATCCACAAATTGTCGTTTATGTTGCCGTTGATAATCCTAAGGATACGGTTCAATTCGGTGGAACAGTTGCTGCACCAATTGTTGGTAATATAATGAGGGATGTATTACCTGAAATTGGAGTTAAGCCTAGAAAGGGTCAAATTGAAAAAGAATATAATTGGCTAGACACAAAACTTGTCGAAGTACCGAATATTGTAGGGTTATCAAAACAAGAGCTTGCTGAACAATTTGTGAACCTAAAACTAGATGTGTCAGGTGAAGGAGATGTTGTTGTGCAACAATCCCCGAATGAAGGTGTGAAGGTTAAGGAAGGATCTACATTAAGAGTATATTTAGGCGAAGGAAATGAAACTAAATCGAAGCAAAATGAATAA
- a CDS encoding UDP-N-acetylmuramoyl-L-alanyl-D-glutamate--2,6-diaminopimelate ligase → MKFNELLTYLHDNLTISKADPTITSIEMDSREVKPGSLFICINGYTVDGHDYARKAVENGAVAILAERELDVAVPVVLVKDTKRSMAVLADIFYGQPTHSMHLIGVTGTNGKTTTTHIIERILNAANKKTGLIGTMYMKIGEEQKAVKNTTPESLTLQKTFREMKDADVSHAVMEVSSHALHLGRIHGCDFNVAVFTNLTQDHLDYHKTMEAYKYAKGLLFAQLGNRFEHDLVKYAVLNVDEEASEEFKKMTSAKIVTYGIDHEADVMAKDVRMTSKGTTFQLITPVGIKSVTIQMVGKFSVYNVLAAVAATLSSSIDLDTIVKAIETMEGVRGRFELVDGGQDFTVIVDYAHTPDSLENVLQTIKQFAEGKIFCIIGCGGDRDKTKRPIMAKIAVENSDEPIFTSDNPRSEDPKDILTDMEKGVSGQHYTSIINREEAISFAISNAKKGDVVLIAGKGHETYQQIGSKTIDFDDREIALNMITR, encoded by the coding sequence ATGAAGTTCAATGAATTACTTACATATTTGCATGATAATTTAACAATATCTAAAGCAGATCCAACTATCACTTCTATTGAAATGGATTCAAGAGAAGTAAAGCCTGGTAGTTTGTTTATTTGTATAAATGGCTACACAGTAGATGGGCATGATTATGCCCGTAAAGCTGTAGAAAATGGAGCAGTGGCCATCCTCGCTGAAAGAGAGTTGGATGTAGCGGTGCCTGTAGTTCTTGTAAAGGACACTAAACGTTCTATGGCCGTACTTGCTGATATTTTTTATGGCCAGCCTACACATTCGATGCATCTTATTGGTGTTACGGGAACAAATGGTAAAACGACAACAACACACATCATAGAGAGAATTCTAAATGCGGCAAATAAAAAAACTGGCCTCATTGGTACAATGTATATGAAAATAGGTGAAGAGCAAAAAGCGGTTAAAAACACAACTCCGGAAAGCTTGACACTCCAAAAGACATTTCGTGAAATGAAAGATGCTGATGTTTCACATGCAGTTATGGAAGTTTCTTCTCATGCCTTACATCTTGGTAGAATTCATGGTTGTGATTTTAATGTTGCTGTCTTTACAAATTTAACTCAAGATCATTTAGATTATCATAAAACAATGGAAGCATATAAATATGCGAAAGGACTTTTGTTTGCTCAATTAGGAAATCGTTTTGAACATGATCTTGTAAAGTATGCAGTATTAAATGTAGATGAAGAAGCATCAGAAGAATTCAAAAAAATGACTTCAGCTAAAATAGTTACATATGGAATTGATCATGAAGCTGACGTTATGGCTAAGGATGTAAGAATGACATCAAAGGGGACAACATTTCAACTTATTACGCCGGTTGGAATTAAATCCGTCACAATCCAAATGGTTGGGAAATTCAGCGTGTATAATGTCTTAGCAGCTGTGGCTGCTACACTTTCATCTTCCATTGATCTAGATACGATTGTAAAAGCTATTGAAACAATGGAAGGTGTGAGAGGGCGTTTTGAATTAGTTGATGGTGGTCAAGATTTTACCGTTATTGTCGATTATGCTCACACCCCTGATAGCCTTGAAAATGTCCTGCAAACAATTAAGCAATTTGCAGAGGGAAAGATCTTTTGCATTATAGGTTGTGGTGGAGATCGAGATAAAACCAAGAGACCTATAATGGCAAAGATTGCTGTGGAAAATAGTGATGAACCTATCTTTACTTCGGATAATCCAAGAAGTGAGGATCCAAAAGACATATTGACTGACATGGAAAAGGGTGTATCGGGGCAACATTATACATCTATTATCAATCGAGAAGAGGCTATATCTTTTGCAATTAGCAATGCAAAAAAAGGCGATGTTGTTCTGATTGCTGGTAAGGGTCATGAAACATACCAACAAATTGGATCAAAGACCATTGATTTTGATGACAGGGAAATTGCTCTTAACATGATAACAAGATAA
- the mraY gene encoding phospho-N-acetylmuramoyl-pentapeptide-transferase — MLEQVILITIVMGFLISVLLSPIIIPFLRRLKFGQSIREEGPKSHQKKSGTPTMGGVMIIISIIITTIVMTGKFSQLSVEMYLLLFVTFGYGLLGFLDDFIKVVMKRNLGLTSRQKLLGQIIIAVIFYLVFTQYGFSTEISIPGTSVSFDLGWGYVILVVFMLVGGSNAVNLTDGLDGLLSGTAAIAFGAFAVLAWNQSQYDVAIFSVAVVGAVLGFLVFNAHPAKVFMGDTGSLALGGAIVTIAILTKLEILLVLIGGVFVIETLSVIIQVISFKTTGKRVFKMSPLHHHYELVGWSEWRVVVTFWTVGLLFAVLGIYIEVWL, encoded by the coding sequence ATGTTAGAACAGGTGATACTAATTACAATTGTTATGGGATTCTTAATAAGTGTATTGCTGTCCCCAATCATTATTCCGTTTTTAAGAAGATTAAAGTTTGGTCAGAGTATTAGAGAGGAAGGACCAAAATCGCATCAAAAAAAATCAGGAACTCCTACAATGGGAGGAGTTATGATTATTATTTCAATTATTATTACAACGATCGTGATGACAGGGAAGTTTTCTCAACTAAGTGTTGAAATGTACTTATTATTGTTTGTAACATTTGGATATGGCTTACTTGGCTTTTTAGATGATTTTATTAAAGTTGTTATGAAGCGAAACCTTGGGTTAACATCCAGACAAAAGTTGTTAGGACAAATCATTATTGCGGTGATTTTCTATTTAGTGTTTACGCAATATGGATTTTCAACAGAAATCTCCATACCCGGAACATCTGTTTCGTTTGATTTGGGGTGGGGATATGTCATTTTAGTTGTGTTCATGTTAGTCGGTGGTTCTAATGCCGTAAATTTAACGGATGGATTAGATGGGCTTCTATCAGGAACAGCAGCTATTGCTTTCGGTGCTTTTGCTGTTTTAGCTTGGAATCAGTCACAGTATGATGTGGCGATTTTCTCAGTAGCTGTAGTTGGTGCTGTTTTGGGATTCCTGGTTTTTAATGCACATCCGGCAAAAGTATTTATGGGAGATACCGGTTCTCTGGCTTTAGGTGGAGCAATCGTGACAATTGCCATTTTAACGAAACTTGAAATTTTGCTTGTATTAATTGGCGGAGTGTTTGTAATTGAAACATTATCAGTTATTATTCAAGTTATTTCATTTAAAACTACAGGAAAAAGAGTCTTTAAAATGAGTCCTCTTCATCATCATTATGAATTAGTTGGATGGTCAGAATGGAGAGTTGTAGTTACGTTTTGGACAGTAGGTCTTTTATTTGCAGTACTTGGAATTTATATTGAGGTGTGGTTGTAA